Below is a window of Halobaculum lipolyticum DNA.
GGGTGGCAGGCGGCGACGGCTACTAACGGTTCGGGAGCGAGGACGGATCCCGCCGGGTTGATTACGGTCGCCCGATCACACGAACCAATGGCTGGAGGAAGCAGGTCCGTCGTCATCGCCGCGCTGATCGCCAACGGCGCCATCGCGGTGCTGAAGTTCTTCGGCTTCCTGCTCACCGGGTCGCCGTCCATGCTGTCGGAGACGTACCACTCCATCTCCGACACCGGGAACCAGGTGTTCCTCCTCATCGGGATCCGCTACTCCGAGAAGGCCGCCAACCGGGCGCACCCGTTCGGCTACGGGAAGGCGCAGTTCTTCTACGCGTTCCTCGTCTCCGTCCTCCTGTTCGGCATCGCCGGCTGGGAGTCGCTGAAACACGGCTACGAGGCGATCATGCACCCCGTCCACGGCGGCGAGCGCGCCGACGTGATCCTCGCGGGCGTCAACTTCACCGAGTTGGTCCCGGTCGACCCCTTCTGGATCAACGTCGTCGTCCTGCTGGGCGCGATCCTGTTCGAGATCTACGCGTTCGCGAAGGCGAACACCGAGCTGCAACGCCAGATCGACACGTACGGCTGGTCCGGGCTGCGCGAGGCGTTCTCGAAGACCAGCGACGTGACCACCCTCACCGCCTTCACCGAGGACGCCATCGCGCTGTCGGGGGCGGCCATCGCGCTCGTCGGCATCTCGCTGGCGCGGTTC
It encodes the following:
- a CDS encoding cation diffusion facilitator family transporter — its product is MAGGSRSVVIAALIANGAIAVLKFFGFLLTGSPSMLSETYHSISDTGNQVFLLIGIRYSEKAANRAHPFGYGKAQFFYAFLVSVLLFGIAGWESLKHGYEAIMHPVHGGERADVILAGVNFTELVPVDPFWINVVVLLGAILFEIYAFAKANTELQRQIDTYGWSGLREAFSKTSDVTTLTAFTEDAIALSGAAIALVGISLARFLRMPIFDAIASVVIGALLMFFAVALAWENKRLILGESLPADVETELRKAISEHDGVVHIDGFRTVFVGPGEVLVTADVSFDGDLDTGDIDADIDRIEDRLRGLDDRVRIVYIEPEV